A single Saccopteryx bilineata isolate mSacBil1 chromosome 11, mSacBil1_pri_phased_curated, whole genome shotgun sequence DNA region contains:
- the LOC136315199 gene encoding methyl-CpG-binding domain protein 1 isoform X20 — translation MAEEWLDCPALGPGWKRREVFRKSGATCGRSDTYYQSPTGDRIRSKVELTRYLGPACDLTLFDFKQGILCYPAPKAPSLTLPSKKRKKPSKPVKARKCQVGQQRVEVRKEAPGNETKSDANTVSASLPAPGCCENCGISFSGDGIRRQRLKTLCKDCRAQRIAFNREQRMFKRVGCGECAACQVTEDCGACSTCLLQLPHDVASGLFCKCERRRCLRIVEKSRGCGVCRGCQTREDCGHCRVCLRPPRPGLRRQWRCVQRRCLRHLAHRLRRHHQRCQRRPPLAVAPPAGKKHSRRRGGCDAKKVARRRPRAQPLPPLPPSQPPESPELHPRALGPSPPAEFIYYCVDEDELPYTNRRQNRKCGACAACLRRMDCGHCDFCCDKPKFGGSNQKRQKCRWRQCLQFAMKRLLPSVWAGSEDGAGSPPPYPRRKRAGSTRRPRLGHTLKPPLSTPTARQDHAQTPMKQEAGSGFVLPPPGTDLVFLREGASSPVQVPGPAPASTERVLQEAQCPGLSWVVALPQVKQEKADAQEDWTPGTAILTSPGLLPGCPSKAVDPGLPLVKQEPPDSEEDKEKSKDDSASDSAPEEEAGGAGTPVITEIFSLGGTRLRDTAVWLPRSKDLKKPGTRKQ, via the exons CCCCACAGGAGACAGGATCCGAAGCAAAGTGGAGCTGACCCGATACCTGGGTCCTGCGTGTGACCTCACCCTCTTCGACTTCAAACAAGGCATCCTGTGCTATCCAGCCCCCAAG GCCCCTTCCTTGACTCTCCCCAGCAAGAAGCGGAAGAAACCTTCAAAGCCAGTTAAAGCTCGGAAATGTCAGGTTGGACAGCAAAGGGTTGAGGTCAGAAAGGAGGCCCCAGGGAATGAAACCAAGTCTGATGCTAACACAGTCTCAGCTTCGCTCCCTGCTCCTGG GTGCTGTGAGAACTGTGGAATCAGCTTCTCAGGGGATGGTATCCGAAGGCAGCGGCTCAAGACATTGTGCAAGGACTGCCGAG CGCAGAGAATTGCTTTCAACCGAGAGCAGAGGATGTTTAAG CGTGTGGGCTGTGGAGAGTGTGCGGCTTGCCAGGTAACTGAGGACTGCGGGGCCTGCTCCACCTGCCTTCTGCAGCTGCCCCACGATGTGGCTTCGGGGCTATTCTGCAAATGTGAGCGGAGACGGTGCCTCCGGATTGTGGAAAAG AGCCGAGGGTGTGGAGTGTGCCGGGGCTGTCAAACCCGAGAGGACTGTGGCCATTGCCGAGTCTGCCTTCGCCCTCCCCGCCCTGGTCTCAGGCGCCAGTGGAGGTGCGTCCAGCGGCGCTGCCTACGA CACCTTGCCCATCGCCTGCGTCGCCACCATCAGCGATGTCAACGACGCCCTCCCCTAGCTGTGGCTCCCCCTGCT GGTAAAAAACATAGTCGCCGCAGGGGAGGCTGCGACGCCAAGAAGGTTGCCCGACGGCGTCCCCGAGCCCAGCCATTGCCTCCGCTTCCCCCGTCGCAGCCTCCAGAGTCCCCAGAGCTG CaccccagagccctgggcccCTCGCCACCTGCCGAGTTCATCTATTACTGTGTAGACGAGGACGAGCTA CCTTACACGAACCGCCGGCAGAACCGAAAGTGTGGGGCCTGTGCAGCCTGCCTGAGGCGGATGGACTGTGGCCACTGTGACTTCTGCTGTGACAAGCCCAAGTTCGGAGGCAGCAACCAGAAGCGCCAGAAGTGTCGTTGGCGCCAATGCCTGCAGTTTGCCATG AAGCGCCTGCTGCCAAGTGTCTGGGCAGGATCTGAGGATGGGGCAGGGTCACCCCCACCTTATCCTCGTCGAAAGAGGGCCGGATCAACTCGACGGCCCCGTCTGGGCCATACCCTGAAGCCCCCCTTGAGCACACCCACAGCCCGACAAGACCATGCCCAGACTCCAATGAAGCAGGAAGCAGGCAGTGGCTTCGTGTTGCCCCCACCTGGCACTGACCTTGTGTTCTTACGGGAGGGAGCAAGCAGTCCTGTGCAGGTGCCTGGCCCTGCCCCAGCTTCCACAGAACGCGTGTTACAG GAGGCCCAGTGCCCTGGCCTGAGTTGGGTTGTGGCCTTACCCCAGGTGAAGCAAGAGAAGGCGGATGCCCAGGAAGACTGGACACCAGGCACAGCCATCCTGACTTCTCCTGGATTGCTGCCTGGCTGCCCCAGCAAG GCAGTAGATCCAGGCTTGCCACTTGTGAAGCAAGAGCCACCTGACTCTGAGGAGGACAAGGAGAAGAGCAAGGATGACTCGGCCTCTGATTCCGCtccagaggaggaggcaggaggtgcTGGCACACCTGTG ATCACGGAGATTTTCAGCCTGGGTGGAACCCGCCTCCGGGACACAGCAGTCTGGTTGCCAAG GTCTAAGGACCTTAAAAAACCTGGAACTAGAAAGCAGTAG
- the LOC136315199 gene encoding methyl-CpG-binding domain protein 1 isoform X38: MAEEWLDCPALGPGWKRREVFRKSGATCGRSDTYYQSPTGDRIRSKVELTRYLGPACDLTLFDFKQGILCYPAPKAPSLTLPSKKRKKPSKPVKARKCQVGQQRVEVRKEAPGNETKSDANTVSASLPAPGCCENCGISFSGDGIRRQRLKTLCKDCRAQRIAFNREQRMFKRVGCGECAACQVTEDCGACSTCLLQLPHDVASGLFCKCERRRCLRIVEKSRGCGVCRGCQTREDCGHCRVCLRPPRPGLRRQWRCVQRRCLRGKKHSRRRGGCDAKKVARRRPRAQPLPPLPPSQPPESPELHPRALGPSPPAEFIYYCVDEDELPYTNRRQNRKCGACAACLRRMDCGHCDFCCDKPKFGGSNQKRQKCRWRQCLQFAMKRLLPSVWAGSEDGAGSPPPYPRRKRAGSTRRPRLGHTLKPPLSTPTARQDHAQTPMKQEAGSGFVLPPPGTDLVFLREGASSPVQVPGPAPASTERVLQVKQEKADAQEDWTPGTAILTSPGLLPGCPSKAVDPGLPLVKQEPPDSEEDKEKSKDDSASDSAPEEEAGGAGTPVITEIFSLGGTRLRDTAVWLPRSKDLKKPGTRKQ; encoded by the exons CCCCACAGGAGACAGGATCCGAAGCAAAGTGGAGCTGACCCGATACCTGGGTCCTGCGTGTGACCTCACCCTCTTCGACTTCAAACAAGGCATCCTGTGCTATCCAGCCCCCAAG GCCCCTTCCTTGACTCTCCCCAGCAAGAAGCGGAAGAAACCTTCAAAGCCAGTTAAAGCTCGGAAATGTCAGGTTGGACAGCAAAGGGTTGAGGTCAGAAAGGAGGCCCCAGGGAATGAAACCAAGTCTGATGCTAACACAGTCTCAGCTTCGCTCCCTGCTCCTGG GTGCTGTGAGAACTGTGGAATCAGCTTCTCAGGGGATGGTATCCGAAGGCAGCGGCTCAAGACATTGTGCAAGGACTGCCGAG CGCAGAGAATTGCTTTCAACCGAGAGCAGAGGATGTTTAAG CGTGTGGGCTGTGGAGAGTGTGCGGCTTGCCAGGTAACTGAGGACTGCGGGGCCTGCTCCACCTGCCTTCTGCAGCTGCCCCACGATGTGGCTTCGGGGCTATTCTGCAAATGTGAGCGGAGACGGTGCCTCCGGATTGTGGAAAAG AGCCGAGGGTGTGGAGTGTGCCGGGGCTGTCAAACCCGAGAGGACTGTGGCCATTGCCGAGTCTGCCTTCGCCCTCCCCGCCCTGGTCTCAGGCGCCAGTGGAGGTGCGTCCAGCGGCGCTGCCTACGA GGTAAAAAACATAGTCGCCGCAGGGGAGGCTGCGACGCCAAGAAGGTTGCCCGACGGCGTCCCCGAGCCCAGCCATTGCCTCCGCTTCCCCCGTCGCAGCCTCCAGAGTCCCCAGAGCTG CaccccagagccctgggcccCTCGCCACCTGCCGAGTTCATCTATTACTGTGTAGACGAGGACGAGCTA CCTTACACGAACCGCCGGCAGAACCGAAAGTGTGGGGCCTGTGCAGCCTGCCTGAGGCGGATGGACTGTGGCCACTGTGACTTCTGCTGTGACAAGCCCAAGTTCGGAGGCAGCAACCAGAAGCGCCAGAAGTGTCGTTGGCGCCAATGCCTGCAGTTTGCCATG AAGCGCCTGCTGCCAAGTGTCTGGGCAGGATCTGAGGATGGGGCAGGGTCACCCCCACCTTATCCTCGTCGAAAGAGGGCCGGATCAACTCGACGGCCCCGTCTGGGCCATACCCTGAAGCCCCCCTTGAGCACACCCACAGCCCGACAAGACCATGCCCAGACTCCAATGAAGCAGGAAGCAGGCAGTGGCTTCGTGTTGCCCCCACCTGGCACTGACCTTGTGTTCTTACGGGAGGGAGCAAGCAGTCCTGTGCAGGTGCCTGGCCCTGCCCCAGCTTCCACAGAACGCGTGTTACAG GTGAAGCAAGAGAAGGCGGATGCCCAGGAAGACTGGACACCAGGCACAGCCATCCTGACTTCTCCTGGATTGCTGCCTGGCTGCCCCAGCAAG GCAGTAGATCCAGGCTTGCCACTTGTGAAGCAAGAGCCACCTGACTCTGAGGAGGACAAGGAGAAGAGCAAGGATGACTCGGCCTCTGATTCCGCtccagaggaggaggcaggaggtgcTGGCACACCTGTG ATCACGGAGATTTTCAGCCTGGGTGGAACCCGCCTCCGGGACACAGCAGTCTGGTTGCCAAG GTCTAAGGACCTTAAAAAACCTGGAACTAGAAAGCAGTAG
- the LOC136315199 gene encoding methyl-CpG-binding domain protein 1 isoform X18, whose product MAEEWLDCPALGPGWKRREVFRKSGATCGRSDTYYQSPTGDRIRSKVELTRYLGPACDLTLFDFKQGILCYPAPKAPSLTLPSKKRKKPSKPVKARKCQVGQQRVEVRKEAPGNETKSDANTVSASLPAPGCCENCGISFSGDGIRRQRLKTLCKDCRAQRIAFNREQRMFKRVGCGECAACQVTEDCGACSTCLLQLPHDVASGLFCKCERRRCLRIVEKSRGCGVCRGCQTREDCGHCRVCLRPPRPGLRRQWRCVQRRCLRGKKHSRRRGGCDAKKVARRRPRAQPLPPLPPSQPPESPELQPYTNRRQNRKCGACAACLRRMDCGHCDFCCDKPKFGGSNQKRQKCRWRQCLQFAMKRLLPSVWAGSEDGAGSPPPYPRRKRAGSTRRPRLGHTLKPPLSTPTARQDHAQTPMKQEAGSGFVLPPPGTDLVFLREGASSPVQVPGPAPASTERVLQEAQCPGLSWVVALPQVKQEKADAQEDWTPGTAILTSPGLLPGCPSKAVDPGLPLVKQEPPDSEEDKEKSKDDSASDSAPEEEAGGAGTPVITEIFSLGGTRLRDTAVWLPSLQGRQSRRQDGSKVREKKKTLAPTKTSWTPRRWPGTHVTLSPPPTSMTWVSCRRNWCSSPQS is encoded by the exons CCCCACAGGAGACAGGATCCGAAGCAAAGTGGAGCTGACCCGATACCTGGGTCCTGCGTGTGACCTCACCCTCTTCGACTTCAAACAAGGCATCCTGTGCTATCCAGCCCCCAAG GCCCCTTCCTTGACTCTCCCCAGCAAGAAGCGGAAGAAACCTTCAAAGCCAGTTAAAGCTCGGAAATGTCAGGTTGGACAGCAAAGGGTTGAGGTCAGAAAGGAGGCCCCAGGGAATGAAACCAAGTCTGATGCTAACACAGTCTCAGCTTCGCTCCCTGCTCCTGG GTGCTGTGAGAACTGTGGAATCAGCTTCTCAGGGGATGGTATCCGAAGGCAGCGGCTCAAGACATTGTGCAAGGACTGCCGAG CGCAGAGAATTGCTTTCAACCGAGAGCAGAGGATGTTTAAG CGTGTGGGCTGTGGAGAGTGTGCGGCTTGCCAGGTAACTGAGGACTGCGGGGCCTGCTCCACCTGCCTTCTGCAGCTGCCCCACGATGTGGCTTCGGGGCTATTCTGCAAATGTGAGCGGAGACGGTGCCTCCGGATTGTGGAAAAG AGCCGAGGGTGTGGAGTGTGCCGGGGCTGTCAAACCCGAGAGGACTGTGGCCATTGCCGAGTCTGCCTTCGCCCTCCCCGCCCTGGTCTCAGGCGCCAGTGGAGGTGCGTCCAGCGGCGCTGCCTACGA GGTAAAAAACATAGTCGCCGCAGGGGAGGCTGCGACGCCAAGAAGGTTGCCCGACGGCGTCCCCGAGCCCAGCCATTGCCTCCGCTTCCCCCGTCGCAGCCTCCAGAGTCCCCAGAGCTG CAGCCTTACACGAACCGCCGGCAGAACCGAAAGTGTGGGGCCTGTGCAGCCTGCCTGAGGCGGATGGACTGTGGCCACTGTGACTTCTGCTGTGACAAGCCCAAGTTCGGAGGCAGCAACCAGAAGCGCCAGAAGTGTCGTTGGCGCCAATGCCTGCAGTTTGCCATG AAGCGCCTGCTGCCAAGTGTCTGGGCAGGATCTGAGGATGGGGCAGGGTCACCCCCACCTTATCCTCGTCGAAAGAGGGCCGGATCAACTCGACGGCCCCGTCTGGGCCATACCCTGAAGCCCCCCTTGAGCACACCCACAGCCCGACAAGACCATGCCCAGACTCCAATGAAGCAGGAAGCAGGCAGTGGCTTCGTGTTGCCCCCACCTGGCACTGACCTTGTGTTCTTACGGGAGGGAGCAAGCAGTCCTGTGCAGGTGCCTGGCCCTGCCCCAGCTTCCACAGAACGCGTGTTACAG GAGGCCCAGTGCCCTGGCCTGAGTTGGGTTGTGGCCTTACCCCAGGTGAAGCAAGAGAAGGCGGATGCCCAGGAAGACTGGACACCAGGCACAGCCATCCTGACTTCTCCTGGATTGCTGCCTGGCTGCCCCAGCAAG GCAGTAGATCCAGGCTTGCCACTTGTGAAGCAAGAGCCACCTGACTCTGAGGAGGACAAGGAGAAGAGCAAGGATGACTCGGCCTCTGATTCCGCtccagaggaggaggcaggaggtgcTGGCACACCTGTG ATCACGGAGATTTTCAGCCTGGGTGGAACCCGCCTCCGGGACACAGCAGTCTGGTTGCCAAG TCTGCAGGGCAGGCAATCGAGAAGGCAAGATGGAAGTAAAGTGCGGGAGAAGAAGAAGACATTGGCGCCCACAAAGACAAGCTGGACCCCCCGCAGATGGCCTGGAACCCATGTCACTCTCTCACCACCTCCAACTTCGATGACGTGGGTGTCCTGCAGAAGAAACTGGTGCTCTTCACCACAGAGTTAA
- the LOC136315199 gene encoding methyl-CpG-binding domain protein 1 isoform X5, with the protein MAEEWLDCPALGPGWKRREVFRKSGATCGRSDTYYQSPTGDRIRSKVELTRYLGPACDLTLFDFKQGILCYPAPKAPSLTLPSKKRKKPSKPVKARKCQVGQQRVEVRKEAPGNETKSDANTVSASLPAPGCCENCGISFSGDGIRRQRLKTLCKDCRAQRIAFNREQRMFKRVGCGECAACQVTEDCGACSTCLLQLPHDVASGLFCKCERRRCLRIVEKSRGCGVCRGCQTREDCGHCRVCLRPPRPGLRRQWRCVQRRCLRHLAHRLRRHHQRCQRRPPLAVAPPAGKKHSRRRGGCDAKKVARRRPRAQPLPPLPPSQPPESPELHPRALGPSPPAEFIYYCVDEDELQPYTNRRQNRKCGACAACLRRMDCGHCDFCCDKPKFGGSNQKRQKCRWRQCLQFAMKRLLPSVWAGSEDGAGSPPPYPRRKRAGSTRRPRLGHTLKPPLSTPTARQDHAQTPMKQEAGSGFVLPPPGTDLVFLREGASSPVQVPGPAPASTERVLQVRALPYPALPSPVQPCSRKLGPSLLPPSFTQEAQCPGLSWVVALPQVKQEKADAQEDWTPGTAILTSPGLLPGCPSKAVDPGLPLVKQEPPDSEEDKEKSKDDSASDSAPEEEAGGAGTPVITEIFSLGGTRLRDTAVWLPRLHKLLAVNEHEYFTEPQLKEEAL; encoded by the exons CCCCACAGGAGACAGGATCCGAAGCAAAGTGGAGCTGACCCGATACCTGGGTCCTGCGTGTGACCTCACCCTCTTCGACTTCAAACAAGGCATCCTGTGCTATCCAGCCCCCAAG GCCCCTTCCTTGACTCTCCCCAGCAAGAAGCGGAAGAAACCTTCAAAGCCAGTTAAAGCTCGGAAATGTCAGGTTGGACAGCAAAGGGTTGAGGTCAGAAAGGAGGCCCCAGGGAATGAAACCAAGTCTGATGCTAACACAGTCTCAGCTTCGCTCCCTGCTCCTGG GTGCTGTGAGAACTGTGGAATCAGCTTCTCAGGGGATGGTATCCGAAGGCAGCGGCTCAAGACATTGTGCAAGGACTGCCGAG CGCAGAGAATTGCTTTCAACCGAGAGCAGAGGATGTTTAAG CGTGTGGGCTGTGGAGAGTGTGCGGCTTGCCAGGTAACTGAGGACTGCGGGGCCTGCTCCACCTGCCTTCTGCAGCTGCCCCACGATGTGGCTTCGGGGCTATTCTGCAAATGTGAGCGGAGACGGTGCCTCCGGATTGTGGAAAAG AGCCGAGGGTGTGGAGTGTGCCGGGGCTGTCAAACCCGAGAGGACTGTGGCCATTGCCGAGTCTGCCTTCGCCCTCCCCGCCCTGGTCTCAGGCGCCAGTGGAGGTGCGTCCAGCGGCGCTGCCTACGA CACCTTGCCCATCGCCTGCGTCGCCACCATCAGCGATGTCAACGACGCCCTCCCCTAGCTGTGGCTCCCCCTGCT GGTAAAAAACATAGTCGCCGCAGGGGAGGCTGCGACGCCAAGAAGGTTGCCCGACGGCGTCCCCGAGCCCAGCCATTGCCTCCGCTTCCCCCGTCGCAGCCTCCAGAGTCCCCAGAGCTG CaccccagagccctgggcccCTCGCCACCTGCCGAGTTCATCTATTACTGTGTAGACGAGGACGAGCTA CAGCCTTACACGAACCGCCGGCAGAACCGAAAGTGTGGGGCCTGTGCAGCCTGCCTGAGGCGGATGGACTGTGGCCACTGTGACTTCTGCTGTGACAAGCCCAAGTTCGGAGGCAGCAACCAGAAGCGCCAGAAGTGTCGTTGGCGCCAATGCCTGCAGTTTGCCATG AAGCGCCTGCTGCCAAGTGTCTGGGCAGGATCTGAGGATGGGGCAGGGTCACCCCCACCTTATCCTCGTCGAAAGAGGGCCGGATCAACTCGACGGCCCCGTCTGGGCCATACCCTGAAGCCCCCCTTGAGCACACCCACAGCCCGACAAGACCATGCCCAGACTCCAATGAAGCAGGAAGCAGGCAGTGGCTTCGTGTTGCCCCCACCTGGCACTGACCTTGTGTTCTTACGGGAGGGAGCAAGCAGTCCTGTGCAGGTGCCTGGCCCTGCCCCAGCTTCCACAGAACGCGTGTTACAGGTGAGGGCCCTGCCTTATCCTGCCCTTCCCAGCCCTGTCCAGCCTTGTTCCAGGAAGCTGGGACCAAGTCTGCTGCCACCCTCCTTCACACAGGAGGCCCAGTGCCCTGGCCTGAGTTGGGTTGTGGCCTTACCCCAGGTGAAGCAAGAGAAGGCGGATGCCCAGGAAGACTGGACACCAGGCACAGCCATCCTGACTTCTCCTGGATTGCTGCCTGGCTGCCCCAGCAAG GCAGTAGATCCAGGCTTGCCACTTGTGAAGCAAGAGCCACCTGACTCTGAGGAGGACAAGGAGAAGAGCAAGGATGACTCGGCCTCTGATTCCGCtccagaggaggaggcaggaggtgcTGGCACACCTGTG ATCACGGAGATTTTCAGCCTGGGTGGAACCCGCCTCCGGGACACAGCAGTCTGGTTGCCAAG gCTACATAAACTCTTAGCAGTAAATGAACATGAGTATTTTACTGAGCCGCAATTGAAAGAAGAAGCATTATAG
- the LOC136315199 gene encoding methyl-CpG-binding domain protein 1 isoform X34, giving the protein MAEEWLDCPALGPGWKRREVFRKSGATCGRSDTYYQSPTGDRIRSKVELTRYLGPACDLTLFDFKQGILCYPAPKAPSLTLPSKKRKKPSKPVKARKCQVGQQRVEVRKEAPGNETKSDANTVSASLPAPGCCENCGISFSGDGIRRQRLKTLCKDCRAQRIAFNREQRMFKRVGCGECAACQVTEDCGACSTCLLQLPHDVASGLFCKCERRRCLRIVEKSRGCGVCRGCQTREDCGHCRVCLRPPRPGLRRQWRCVQRRCLRGKKHSRRRGGCDAKKVARRRPRAQPLPPLPPSQPPESPELHPRALGPSPPAEFIYYCVDEDELPYTNRRQNRKCGACAACLRRMDCGHCDFCCDKPKFGGSNQKRQKCRWRQCLQFAMKRLLPSVWAGSEDGAGSPPPYPRRKRAGSTRRPRLGHTLKPPLSTPTARQDHAQTPMKQEAGSGFVLPPPGTDLVFLREGASSPVQVPGPAPASTERVLQEAQCPGLSWVVALPQVKQEKADAQEDWTPGTAILTSPGLLPGCPSKAVDPGLPLVKQEPPDSEEDKEKSKDDSASDSAPEEEAGGAGTPVITEIFSLGGTRLRDTAVWLPRSKDLKKPGTRKQ; this is encoded by the exons CCCCACAGGAGACAGGATCCGAAGCAAAGTGGAGCTGACCCGATACCTGGGTCCTGCGTGTGACCTCACCCTCTTCGACTTCAAACAAGGCATCCTGTGCTATCCAGCCCCCAAG GCCCCTTCCTTGACTCTCCCCAGCAAGAAGCGGAAGAAACCTTCAAAGCCAGTTAAAGCTCGGAAATGTCAGGTTGGACAGCAAAGGGTTGAGGTCAGAAAGGAGGCCCCAGGGAATGAAACCAAGTCTGATGCTAACACAGTCTCAGCTTCGCTCCCTGCTCCTGG GTGCTGTGAGAACTGTGGAATCAGCTTCTCAGGGGATGGTATCCGAAGGCAGCGGCTCAAGACATTGTGCAAGGACTGCCGAG CGCAGAGAATTGCTTTCAACCGAGAGCAGAGGATGTTTAAG CGTGTGGGCTGTGGAGAGTGTGCGGCTTGCCAGGTAACTGAGGACTGCGGGGCCTGCTCCACCTGCCTTCTGCAGCTGCCCCACGATGTGGCTTCGGGGCTATTCTGCAAATGTGAGCGGAGACGGTGCCTCCGGATTGTGGAAAAG AGCCGAGGGTGTGGAGTGTGCCGGGGCTGTCAAACCCGAGAGGACTGTGGCCATTGCCGAGTCTGCCTTCGCCCTCCCCGCCCTGGTCTCAGGCGCCAGTGGAGGTGCGTCCAGCGGCGCTGCCTACGA GGTAAAAAACATAGTCGCCGCAGGGGAGGCTGCGACGCCAAGAAGGTTGCCCGACGGCGTCCCCGAGCCCAGCCATTGCCTCCGCTTCCCCCGTCGCAGCCTCCAGAGTCCCCAGAGCTG CaccccagagccctgggcccCTCGCCACCTGCCGAGTTCATCTATTACTGTGTAGACGAGGACGAGCTA CCTTACACGAACCGCCGGCAGAACCGAAAGTGTGGGGCCTGTGCAGCCTGCCTGAGGCGGATGGACTGTGGCCACTGTGACTTCTGCTGTGACAAGCCCAAGTTCGGAGGCAGCAACCAGAAGCGCCAGAAGTGTCGTTGGCGCCAATGCCTGCAGTTTGCCATG AAGCGCCTGCTGCCAAGTGTCTGGGCAGGATCTGAGGATGGGGCAGGGTCACCCCCACCTTATCCTCGTCGAAAGAGGGCCGGATCAACTCGACGGCCCCGTCTGGGCCATACCCTGAAGCCCCCCTTGAGCACACCCACAGCCCGACAAGACCATGCCCAGACTCCAATGAAGCAGGAAGCAGGCAGTGGCTTCGTGTTGCCCCCACCTGGCACTGACCTTGTGTTCTTACGGGAGGGAGCAAGCAGTCCTGTGCAGGTGCCTGGCCCTGCCCCAGCTTCCACAGAACGCGTGTTACAG GAGGCCCAGTGCCCTGGCCTGAGTTGGGTTGTGGCCTTACCCCAGGTGAAGCAAGAGAAGGCGGATGCCCAGGAAGACTGGACACCAGGCACAGCCATCCTGACTTCTCCTGGATTGCTGCCTGGCTGCCCCAGCAAG GCAGTAGATCCAGGCTTGCCACTTGTGAAGCAAGAGCCACCTGACTCTGAGGAGGACAAGGAGAAGAGCAAGGATGACTCGGCCTCTGATTCCGCtccagaggaggaggcaggaggtgcTGGCACACCTGTG ATCACGGAGATTTTCAGCCTGGGTGGAACCCGCCTCCGGGACACAGCAGTCTGGTTGCCAAG GTCTAAGGACCTTAAAAAACCTGGAACTAGAAAGCAGTAG
- the LOC136315199 gene encoding methyl-CpG-binding domain protein 1 isoform X42, translated as MAEEWLDCPALGPGWKRREVFRKSGATCGRSDTYYQSPTGDRIRSKVELTRYLGPACDLTLFDFKQGILCYPAPKAPSLTLPSKKRKKPSKPVKARKCQVGQQRVEVRKEAPGNETKSDANTVSASLPAPGCCENCGISFSGDGIRRQRLKTLCKDCRAQRIAFNREQRMFKRVGCGECAACQVTEDCGACSTCLLQLPHDVASGLFCKCERRRCLRIVEKSRGCGVCRGCQTREDCGHCRVCLRPPRPGLRRQWRCVQRRCLRGKKHSRRRGGCDAKKVARRRPRAQPLPPLPPSQPPESPELQPYTNRRQNRKCGACAACLRRMDCGHCDFCCDKPKFGGSNQKRQKCRWRQCLQFAMKRLLPSVWAGSEDGAGSPPPYPRRKRAGSTRRPRLGHTLKPPLSTPTARQDHAQTPMKQEAGSGFVLPPPGTDLVFLREGASSPVQVPGPAPASTERVLQEAQCPGLSWVVALPQVKQEKADAQEDWTPGTAILTSPGLLPGCPSKAVDPGLPLVKQEPPDSEEDKEKSKDDSASDSAPEEEAGGAGTPVITEIFSLGGTRLRDTAVWLPRSKDLKKPGTRKQ; from the exons CCCCACAGGAGACAGGATCCGAAGCAAAGTGGAGCTGACCCGATACCTGGGTCCTGCGTGTGACCTCACCCTCTTCGACTTCAAACAAGGCATCCTGTGCTATCCAGCCCCCAAG GCCCCTTCCTTGACTCTCCCCAGCAAGAAGCGGAAGAAACCTTCAAAGCCAGTTAAAGCTCGGAAATGTCAGGTTGGACAGCAAAGGGTTGAGGTCAGAAAGGAGGCCCCAGGGAATGAAACCAAGTCTGATGCTAACACAGTCTCAGCTTCGCTCCCTGCTCCTGG GTGCTGTGAGAACTGTGGAATCAGCTTCTCAGGGGATGGTATCCGAAGGCAGCGGCTCAAGACATTGTGCAAGGACTGCCGAG CGCAGAGAATTGCTTTCAACCGAGAGCAGAGGATGTTTAAG CGTGTGGGCTGTGGAGAGTGTGCGGCTTGCCAGGTAACTGAGGACTGCGGGGCCTGCTCCACCTGCCTTCTGCAGCTGCCCCACGATGTGGCTTCGGGGCTATTCTGCAAATGTGAGCGGAGACGGTGCCTCCGGATTGTGGAAAAG AGCCGAGGGTGTGGAGTGTGCCGGGGCTGTCAAACCCGAGAGGACTGTGGCCATTGCCGAGTCTGCCTTCGCCCTCCCCGCCCTGGTCTCAGGCGCCAGTGGAGGTGCGTCCAGCGGCGCTGCCTACGA GGTAAAAAACATAGTCGCCGCAGGGGAGGCTGCGACGCCAAGAAGGTTGCCCGACGGCGTCCCCGAGCCCAGCCATTGCCTCCGCTTCCCCCGTCGCAGCCTCCAGAGTCCCCAGAGCTG CAGCCTTACACGAACCGCCGGCAGAACCGAAAGTGTGGGGCCTGTGCAGCCTGCCTGAGGCGGATGGACTGTGGCCACTGTGACTTCTGCTGTGACAAGCCCAAGTTCGGAGGCAGCAACCAGAAGCGCCAGAAGTGTCGTTGGCGCCAATGCCTGCAGTTTGCCATG AAGCGCCTGCTGCCAAGTGTCTGGGCAGGATCTGAGGATGGGGCAGGGTCACCCCCACCTTATCCTCGTCGAAAGAGGGCCGGATCAACTCGACGGCCCCGTCTGGGCCATACCCTGAAGCCCCCCTTGAGCACACCCACAGCCCGACAAGACCATGCCCAGACTCCAATGAAGCAGGAAGCAGGCAGTGGCTTCGTGTTGCCCCCACCTGGCACTGACCTTGTGTTCTTACGGGAGGGAGCAAGCAGTCCTGTGCAGGTGCCTGGCCCTGCCCCAGCTTCCACAGAACGCGTGTTACAG GAGGCCCAGTGCCCTGGCCTGAGTTGGGTTGTGGCCTTACCCCAGGTGAAGCAAGAGAAGGCGGATGCCCAGGAAGACTGGACACCAGGCACAGCCATCCTGACTTCTCCTGGATTGCTGCCTGGCTGCCCCAGCAAG GCAGTAGATCCAGGCTTGCCACTTGTGAAGCAAGAGCCACCTGACTCTGAGGAGGACAAGGAGAAGAGCAAGGATGACTCGGCCTCTGATTCCGCtccagaggaggaggcaggaggtgcTGGCACACCTGTG ATCACGGAGATTTTCAGCCTGGGTGGAACCCGCCTCCGGGACACAGCAGTCTGGTTGCCAAG GTCTAAGGACCTTAAAAAACCTGGAACTAGAAAGCAGTAG